The Rhodopseudomonas palustris genome window below encodes:
- the aroC gene encoding chorismate synthase, which produces MSFNTFGHMFRVTTFGESHGVAIGCVVDGCPPLIPLTEADIQGDLDRRRPGQSRFTTQRQEADQVKILSGVMAHPETGAQVTTGTPIALLIENTDQRSKDYSEIQNKFRPGHADFTYEAKYGIRDYRGGGRSSARETASRVAAGAVARKVISGMSVRGALVQIGPHKIDRDKWDWAEIGNNPFFCPDKDKAAFFADYLDGIRKSGSSIGAVIEVVAEGVPAGLGAPIYAKLDTDIAAALMSINAVKGVEIGDGFATAALTGEENADEMRMGNHGPQFLSNHAGGILGGISTGQPVVARFAVKPTSSILSPRKTIDRDGHDTDILTKGRHDPCVGIRAVPVGEAMVACVLADHLLRHRGQVG; this is translated from the coding sequence ATGTCGTTCAATACTTTCGGCCACATGTTTCGCGTCACCACCTTCGGCGAGAGCCACGGGGTGGCGATCGGCTGCGTGGTCGACGGCTGTCCGCCGCTGATCCCGCTGACCGAGGCCGACATCCAGGGCGACCTCGACCGCCGCCGGCCGGGCCAGTCGCGCTTCACCACCCAGCGCCAGGAAGCCGATCAGGTGAAGATCCTGTCCGGCGTGATGGCGCATCCGGAGACCGGCGCGCAGGTCACCACCGGGACGCCGATCGCGCTCTTGATCGAGAACACCGACCAGCGCTCCAAGGATTATTCCGAGATCCAGAACAAGTTTCGGCCGGGCCATGCCGACTTCACCTACGAGGCGAAATACGGCATCCGCGACTATCGCGGCGGTGGCCGCTCCTCGGCGCGCGAGACCGCGAGCCGTGTCGCCGCCGGCGCGGTGGCGCGCAAGGTGATCAGTGGCATGAGCGTGCGCGGCGCGCTGGTGCAGATCGGCCCGCACAAGATCGACCGCGACAAATGGGACTGGGCCGAGATCGGCAACAACCCGTTCTTCTGCCCCGACAAGGACAAGGCGGCGTTCTTCGCCGACTATCTCGACGGCATCCGCAAGAGCGGCTCGTCGATCGGCGCGGTGATCGAAGTGGTCGCCGAAGGCGTGCCCGCGGGCCTCGGCGCGCCGATCTACGCCAAGCTCGACACCGACATCGCCGCGGCGCTGATGAGCATCAACGCCGTCAAGGGCGTCGAGATCGGCGACGGCTTCGCCACCGCGGCGCTGACCGGCGAGGAGAACGCCGACGAGATGAGGATGGGCAACCATGGCCCGCAATTCCTGTCGAACCACGCCGGCGGCATTCTCGGCGGCATCTCCACCGGCCAGCCGGTGGTGGCGCGGTTCGCGGTCAAGCCGACCTCGTCGATCCTGTCGCCGCGCAAGACCATCGATCGCGACGGCCACGACACCGACATCCTGACCAAGGGCCGCCACGACCCCTGCGTCGGCATCCGGGCGGTTCCGGTCGGCGAGGCGATGGTCGCCTGCGTGCTGGCCGATCATTTGCTGCGTCATCGCGGGCAGGTCGGGTAA
- a CDS encoding adenylate/guanylate cyclase domain-containing protein — MQSQPFHDLIDWLIDGARSEAEPVAMMTRTCERLVAAGLPLYRVGVFVETLHPDVYGYGFVWRDGQETVTSETTVDVESLEEYQRSPLKLMYDTGVEVRFRLDDPVSRTFPFFDDMRREGVTDYLALPLKFMDGSINGSSFSTRRPGGFSDDELVALRRLTGPLARLIEVISLRAIATTLLDTYVGNRAGARILSGQIRRGHADTMRTAIWLSDLRGFTALSDRLPPEVVVKLLNAYFDCQVGPILRNGGEVLKFMGDGLLAVFPIAADGGDEADVCARMLAAAQECRGTVAAMNYIEGNHIIETFRFGVALHVGQVLYGNIGGGNRLDFTCIGPAVNLAARLERIAGRLGRTVVASSDFVGLCSEGFVEIGEFPIEGLSHVERVYGLEAETLQAAEGL, encoded by the coding sequence ATGCAATCGCAACCATTTCACGACCTGATCGATTGGCTGATCGACGGCGCGCGCTCCGAGGCCGAGCCGGTCGCCATGATGACGCGAACCTGCGAGCGGCTGGTCGCGGCCGGGCTGCCGCTGTACCGCGTCGGCGTGTTCGTCGAAACGCTGCATCCGGACGTCTACGGCTACGGCTTCGTCTGGCGGGACGGTCAGGAGACCGTGACCAGCGAAACCACGGTGGACGTCGAGAGCCTGGAGGAATATCAGCGCAGCCCGCTGAAGCTGATGTACGACACCGGCGTCGAGGTCCGTTTCCGTCTCGACGATCCCGTCAGCAGGACGTTTCCGTTCTTCGACGACATGCGCCGCGAAGGCGTCACCGACTATCTGGCGCTGCCGCTCAAATTCATGGACGGCAGCATCAACGGCTCCAGCTTCAGCACACGCCGGCCGGGCGGTTTCAGCGATGACGAACTGGTGGCGTTGCGGCGGCTGACCGGGCCGCTGGCGCGGCTGATCGAGGTGATCAGCCTGCGCGCGATCGCCACCACGCTGCTCGACACCTATGTGGGCAACCGCGCCGGCGCGCGCATCCTGTCCGGCCAGATCCGGCGCGGCCACGCCGACACCATGCGCACCGCGATCTGGCTGTCGGATCTGCGCGGCTTCACCGCGCTGTCGGACCGGCTGCCGCCGGAGGTCGTGGTCAAGCTGCTCAACGCTTACTTCGATTGCCAGGTCGGGCCGATCCTGCGCAACGGCGGCGAAGTGCTGAAATTCATGGGCGACGGCCTCTTGGCCGTGTTTCCGATCGCCGCCGACGGCGGCGACGAAGCCGACGTCTGCGCGCGCATGCTCGCCGCCGCGCAGGAATGCCGCGGCACCGTCGCGGCGATGAACTATATCGAGGGCAATCACATCATCGAAACGTTTCGTTTCGGCGTCGCGCTGCATGTCGGGCAGGTGCTGTACGGCAATATCGGCGGCGGCAACCGGCTCGACTTCACCTGCATCGGCCCCGCCGTCAATCTCGCCGCGCGGCTGGAGCGGATCGCCGGCCGGCTCGGCCGCACCGTCGTCGCCTCGTCGGATTTCGTCGGTCTGTGCAGTGAGGGCTTCGTCGAGATCGGCGAGTTCCCGATCGAAGGCCTGTCGCATGTCGAACGCGTCTACGGCCTCGAAGCCGAGACGCTGCAGGCGGCGGAAGGCTTGTAG
- the clpS gene encoding ATP-dependent Clp protease adapter ClpS: MSNVVTKPKAKAKPKLERPKLHKVILVNDDFTPRDFVVMILKSEFRMTEEQAYKVMLTAHQRGVCVVAVFTKDVAETKATRATDAGRAKGYPLLFTTEPEE, translated from the coding sequence ATGAGCAACGTCGTCACCAAGCCGAAAGCCAAGGCCAAGCCGAAGCTCGAGCGGCCGAAACTGCACAAGGTGATTCTCGTCAACGACGACTTCACGCCGCGCGACTTCGTGGTGATGATCCTGAAGTCCGAGTTCCGGATGACCGAGGAACAGGCCTATAAAGTCATGCTGACCGCGCATCAGCGCGGCGTCTGCGTGGTCGCGGTGTTCACCAAGGACGTCGCCGAAACCAAGGCCACCCGCGCCACCGACGCCGGCCGCGCCAAGGGCTACCCGCTGCTGTTCACGACGGAGCCGGAGGAGTAG
- a CDS encoding DUF1194 domain-containing protein codes for MRWWVSIGAVVAAVTAAGMVAGLAAPNRLGQVADRSDGAKEVDVELILAVDVSYSMDVDELAVQREGYAEALRSPDFLKTLKTGPNGRIAVTYFEWAAAGDQKIILAWQVIDGPESADAVAAEIMKAPLRRASRTSISGAIAFAVPLFDQNPYHGLRRVIDISGDGPNNNGEPVTLARDAAIGKGIVINGLPIMVKEPSYSTMDIENLDYYYEDCVIGGPGAFVVTIKDRAKFKEAIRTKLVMEVAGLTPPGRIVPAADREQPPRVSCLAGEKIWQDRWGR; via the coding sequence ATGCGCTGGTGGGTCTCGATCGGAGCAGTGGTCGCCGCCGTTACAGCGGCCGGCATGGTTGCAGGCCTCGCGGCGCCCAACCGGCTCGGGCAGGTCGCCGACCGGTCCGACGGCGCCAAAGAGGTCGACGTCGAGCTGATACTCGCGGTCGACGTCTCCTACTCGATGGATGTCGACGAACTCGCGGTGCAGCGCGAGGGCTACGCCGAGGCGCTGCGCTCCCCCGATTTTCTCAAGACCCTGAAGACCGGGCCGAACGGCCGCATCGCCGTGACCTATTTCGAATGGGCCGCCGCCGGCGATCAGAAGATCATTCTGGCGTGGCAGGTGATCGACGGCCCGGAATCCGCCGATGCGGTTGCGGCCGAAATCATGAAGGCGCCGCTGCGGCGAGCGTCGCGCACCTCGATCTCCGGTGCGATCGCTTTCGCGGTGCCGCTGTTCGACCAGAACCCGTATCACGGCCTGCGCCGCGTCATCGACATTTCCGGCGACGGCCCCAACAACAATGGCGAGCCGGTGACGCTGGCGCGCGACGCCGCGATCGGGAAGGGCATCGTCATCAACGGCCTGCCGATCATGGTCAAGGAGCCGTCCTATTCGACGATGGATATCGAGAACCTCGATTATTACTACGAGGATTGCGTGATCGGCGGGCCGGGTGCGTTCGTCGTGACGATCAAGGACCGCGCCAAGTTCAAGGAGGCGATCCGCACCAAGCTGGTGATGGAAGTCGCCGGCCTGACCCCGCCAGGCCGCATCGTGCCCGCCGCCGACAGGGAGCAGCCGCCGCGGGTGTCGTGCCTCGCCGGCGAGAAGATCTGGCAGGACAGGTGGGGGCGGTAG
- a CDS encoding carotenoid oxygenase family protein, with translation MLQITGIPDACDNLAPIPMECDAPHLVVRGELPRELNGTLYRNGANPQFASPNAHWFFGDGMLHAFRLENGRASYRNRWVRTPKWLAEHEARRPLYGEFNLKLPDAPRSTPDDGNVANTNIVFHAGKLLALEEAHLPMQIERDTLATRGYCDYGGALKGPFTAHPKIDPVTGEMLFFGYNADGPLKRTMSFGAIDASGHVTRFERFKAPYAAMVHDFIVTEHYVLFPILPLTGSIWRAMRGRPPYAWDPGKGSYVGVMKRTGTTRDIRWFRGDACFVFHVMNAWEDGTKIVADVMQSEEAPLFTHPDGRRTDPEKGRARLCRWSFDLAGNTNAFKRSYLDDISGEFPRIDERRAGLRSGHGWYACASPETPMLGMLTGLVHVDGNGHRRARYLLPTGDTIGEPVFVPRKPDSAEADGWLLTVIWRSCENRSDLAVFDAADITSGPIALVQLGHRVPDGFHGNWVAAG, from the coding sequence ATGCTGCAGATCACCGGAATTCCGGACGCGTGCGATAATCTGGCGCCGATCCCGATGGAATGCGACGCGCCGCATCTCGTCGTCAGGGGCGAGCTGCCGCGCGAATTGAACGGCACGCTGTATCGCAACGGCGCCAATCCGCAATTCGCCTCGCCGAACGCGCACTGGTTCTTCGGCGACGGCATGCTGCACGCCTTCCGGCTGGAAAACGGCCGCGCTTCCTATCGCAACCGCTGGGTCCGCACCCCGAAATGGCTCGCCGAACACGAGGCCCGCAGGCCGCTCTACGGCGAGTTCAACCTCAAGCTGCCCGACGCGCCACGCTCGACGCCCGACGACGGCAACGTCGCCAACACCAACATCGTGTTCCACGCCGGCAAGCTGCTGGCGCTGGAAGAGGCGCATCTGCCGATGCAGATCGAGCGCGATACGCTGGCGACGCGCGGCTATTGCGACTACGGCGGCGCGCTGAAGGGGCCGTTCACCGCGCATCCGAAGATCGATCCGGTCACCGGCGAGATGCTGTTCTTCGGCTACAACGCCGATGGCCCGCTGAAGCGGACGATGTCGTTCGGCGCGATCGATGCCTCCGGCCATGTGACGCGGTTCGAGCGCTTCAAGGCGCCCTACGCCGCGATGGTGCACGACTTCATCGTCACCGAGCACTACGTGCTGTTCCCGATCCTGCCGCTGACCGGCAGCATCTGGCGCGCGATGCGCGGCCGGCCGCCTTATGCCTGGGACCCCGGCAAGGGCTCCTATGTGGGCGTGATGAAGCGCACCGGCACGACGCGCGACATCCGCTGGTTCCGGGGCGACGCCTGCTTCGTTTTCCATGTCATGAATGCGTGGGAGGACGGGACCAAGATCGTCGCCGACGTGATGCAATCCGAGGAAGCGCCGCTGTTCACCCATCCGGACGGCCGCCGCACCGACCCGGAGAAGGGCCGCGCCCGGCTGTGCCGCTGGAGCTTCGACCTCGCCGGCAATACCAACGCCTTCAAGCGCAGCTATCTCGACGACATCAGCGGCGAATTCCCGCGGATCGACGAGCGCCGCGCCGGCCTGCGCAGCGGCCATGGCTGGTACGCCTGCGCCAGCCCGGAGACGCCGATGCTCGGCATGCTCACCGGCCTCGTGCATGTCGACGGCAACGGCCATCGCCGCGCGCGCTATCTGCTGCCGACCGGCGACACCATCGGCGAGCCGGTGTTCGTGCCGCGCAAGCCGGATTCGGCGGAAGCCGATGGCTGGCTGCTGACCGTCATCTGGCGTAGCTGCGAGAACCGCAGCGACCTCGCGGTGTTCGACGCCGCCGACATCACGAGCGGCCCGATCGCCCTGGTGCAACTCGGCCACCGCGTCCCCGACGGCTTCCACGGCAATTGGGTGGCGGCGGGGTGA